One part of the Coffea eugenioides isolate CCC68of chromosome 10, Ceug_1.0, whole genome shotgun sequence genome encodes these proteins:
- the LOC113750612 gene encoding uncharacterized protein LOC113750612, whose protein sequence is MFLVVLVYVDDMIIAGNDSAQCSRLKQFLATQFHLKDLGRLKYFLDLEVAHSPKGIFLSQRKYALDILADARLLDAKPCSTPMQQQHHLGTSTSSSLHDPTPFRRLIGRLLYLTITRPDITYAVNFLSQFMQTPTTEHQQPAFRILRYIKGAPDQGLFFPRENSFQLRGYCDADWRACPITRRSTTGYFMTLGDAPIS, encoded by the coding sequence ATGTTTCTTGTTGTCCTAgtatatgttgatgacatgaTTATTGCAGGGAATGACTCAGCTCAGTGTAGTCGTTTGAAACAATTTCTGGCAACCCAATTCCATCTCAAAGATCTTGGACGTCTCAAGTATTTTCTTGATCTTGAAGTAGCTCACAGTCCAAAGGGCATTTTTCTTAGTCAACGAAAGTATGCTCTGGATATTCTTGCTGATGCAAGGTTGTTAGATGCCAAACCATGCTCAACGCCCATGCAACAGCAGCACCATTTGGGAACATCTACCAGTTCATCACTTCATGATCCTACTCCTTTTCGACGTCTAATTGGTCGATTGCTCTATCTGACAATCACTCGACCTGACATCACCTATGCAGTTAATTTCTTGAGTCAATTTATGCAGACGCCTACTACAGAGCACCAACAACCTGCCTTTCGAATTCTGCGATACATTAAGGGTGCCCCAGACCAAGGGTTATTTTTTCCTCGAGAGAATAGTTTCCAGTTACGAGGGTATTGTGATGCAGATTGGAGAGCCTGCCCTATCACTCGAAGGTCAACAACAGGATACTTTATGACACTTGGTGATGCGCCTATTTCTTGA
- the LOC113750032 gene encoding protein SRC2-like — MDCRKFEITLLSANDLEDVRKFFKMKVYLRVSIGGSSQEAERRTPADKHGEVNPAWNFTLKYTINESMVQHFNTMLVIKLYCKRKLGDRYIGEVHTSMKDLFDYAYPVGGSAVVSHPVQKGSVNSQGVLRFSYRFGEKVWGKGMPRQTPVS; from the exons ATGGACTGCAGAAAATTTGAGATAACCCTTTTGTCAGCAAATGACTTGGAAGATGTTCGAAAATTTTTCAAGATGAAAGTTTACTTGAGGGTTTCAATAGGGGGAAGCAGCCAAGAAGCAGAGAGGAGAACTCCAGCAGACAAGCATGGCGAGGTCAACCCTGCATGGAATTTCACTTTGAAGTACACCATAAATGAGTCCATGGTACAACATTTCAACACTATGCTCGTCATTAAACTGTACTGTAAACGTAAACTAGGGGATAGGTACATAGGAGAAGTTCATACCTCCATGAAAGATTTGTTTGATTATGCATATCCTGTTGGGGGCAGTGCTGTTGTGAGTCATCCTGTGCAAAAGGGTTCTGTGAATTCACAAGGAGTTTTGAGGTTTTCTTATAGGTTTGGGGAAAAG GTTTGGGGAAAAGGTATGCCTCGACAAACTCCGGTTAGCTGA